In Vigna unguiculata cultivar IT97K-499-35 chromosome 3, ASM411807v1, whole genome shotgun sequence, a single genomic region encodes these proteins:
- the LOC114176168 gene encoding vesicle-associated protein 2-2-like: MATELLQIDPPELRFVFEPKKQSSSLVQLGNKTDHYIAFKVKTTSPKKYCVRPNIGIIKPNEKCDFTVTMQAQRDAPPDMQCKDKFLIQSTVAPFGATENDITYNMFAKDSGRLIEEKKLRVVLISPSSSPVLLPVNGDMKHDPSNEIDVQKDRVLSGVENIPPRTISEEVKGLEPIKDTKEDRADEDVVPIQTENVGDMKAAKDDVQLNLDNESEELKSKLGIMDSKLREATVTITKLNEERRRNTEEKDLLKKELELLKREINRKRTQGGFPFLFVCMVALISVAVGYYMHP; this comes from the exons ATGGCTACAGAGCTTCTTCAAATCGATCCGCCGGAGCTCCGATTCGTTT TTGAACCGAAGAAACAAAGTTCATCTCTGGTTCAACTTGGGAACAAAACAGATCATTATATTGCGTTTAAG GTTAAAACAACGTCACCGAAGAAATATTGTGTTAGACCCAACATTGGCATCATCAAGCCCAACGAAAAATGTGATTTTACCG TTACTATGCAAGCCCAGCGTGATGCACCACCTGATATGCAGTGCAAAGACAAATTTCTGATTCAGAGCACCGTTGCCCCTTTTGGAGCCACAGAGAACGACATCACGTataatatg TTTGCAAAAGACAGTGGAAGGCTTATTGAGGAGAAGAAGCTGAGGGTAGTTCTCATCAGCCCATCGTCTTCCCCGGTGTTGCTTCCAGTAAATGGTGATATGAAGCATGATCCATCCAACGAAATTGATGTGCAAAAAGACAGGGTGCTCAGTGGAGTTGAAAACATACCTCCTCGCACA ATTTCTGAGGAAGTTAAAGGTTTGGAACCAATCAAGGATACGAAGGAGGATAGAGCAGATGAGGATGTAGTCCCAATACAAACTGAGAATGTGGGTGACATGAAGGCAGCAAAAGACGACGTGCAGTTGAATTTAGATAACGAATCTGAGGAATTGAAGTCAAAGCTTGGTATAATGGATTCAAAGCTGAGAGAG GCCACGGTAACCATCACTAAGCTGAATGAGGAGAGGCGTAGGAACACGGAAGAAAAAGACTTACTTAAGAAAGAGTTG GAGTTGTTGAAGAGGGAAATCAACAGGAAAAGAACTCAGGGTGGCTTTCCATTTCTGTTTGTTTGCATGGTTGCTCTGATCAGCGTGGCAGTTGGATATTATATGCATCCTTAA
- the LOC114176354 gene encoding sodium/hydrogen exchanger 2-like: MSSSMAVGAMFHKLTSDHASVVSMNIFVALLSACIIIGHLLEENRWINESITALLIGLCTGVFILLSTGGKSSHILVFSEDLFFIYLLPPIIFNAGFQVKKKQFFRNFMTIMLFGAVGTLISFCIISLGAIHFFQKLDIGSLKIGDFLAIGAIFSATDSVCTLQVLNQDETPLLYSLVFGEGVVNDATSVVLFKAIQNFDLSHIDSNTALQLIGNFLYLFIASTVLGIFAGLLSAYIIKKLYFGKLIRHSTDREVALMVLMAYLSYMLAELFSLSAILTVFFCGIVMSHYTWHNVTESSRVTTKHVFATLSFIAEIFIFLYVGMDALDIEKWRIVSESPRKSIGVSSLLLALILVGRAAFVFPLSFLSNLLKKSQSEKIELKQQVTIWWAGLMRGAVSIALAYNQFTRLGHTKLRENAFMITSTISVVLFSTLAFGLMTKPLVRVLLPSSKHVMSFSSPPSTPKSFTVPLLGSGREDSSWTDGGTPNGAPPTTTFRMLLSSIPTRGVHHYWRKFDDSVMRPVFGGRGFVPYVPGSPLEQSVHQWHAS, encoded by the exons ATGTCTTCTTCCATGGCTGTTGGAGCAATGTTCCATAAACTCACCTCTGATCATGCTTCTGTTGTCTCCATGAACATTTTTGTTGCCCTTCTCTCTGCTTGCATCATCATCGGTCATCTCTTGGAGGAGAATCGATGGATCAATGAATCCATCACTGCCCTTCTCATT GGTCTTTGTACTGGGGTCTTTATACTGCTTTCTACCGGAGGAAAAAGCTCTCATATACTAGTATTCAGTGAAGATCTTTTCTTCATTTACCTTCTCCCACCCATCATTTTCAATGCCGG GTTCCAGGTGAAGAAGAAACAGTTTTTCCGCAACTTTATGACTATTATGCTCTTTGGTGCAGTTGGTACTTTGATATCATTCTGCATCATATCACTGG GTGCCATACATTTTTTTCAGAAGTTGGACATTGGTTCCCTCAAGATTGGAGATTTTCTTG CAATTGGAGCAATATTTTCAGCAACAGATTCAGTTTGCACGTTGCAG GTTCTTAATCAGGATGAGACTCCTTTGCTATATAGCCTGGTCTTTGGGGAGGGAGTAGTAAATGATGCCACCTCTGTAGTGCTCTTCAAagcaattcaaaattttgacctCTCTCACATTGACTCAAACACTGCCTTACAGTTAATAGGAAATTTTTTATATCTGTTCATTGCAAGCACTGTGTTGGGAATCTTT GCTGGATTGCTTAGTGCTTACATAATCAAAAAACTCTATTTTGGCAAGCTAATAAG GCATTCTACAGACCGTGAGGTTGCTCTCATGGTACTCATGGCGTACCTTTCATATATGCTGGCTGAA CTATTTTCTTTGAGTGCCATTCTGACTGTTTTCTTCTGCGGAATTGTGATGTCTCACTACACGTGGCATAATGTAACTGAAAGTTCAAGGGTGACAACAAA GCATGTATTTGCAACTTTGTCATTCATTGCTGAAATCTTCATCTTCCTCTATGTGGGGATGGATGCATTAGATATAGAAAAGTGGCGAATCGTAAGTGAAAG CCCGAGAAAATCTATCGGGGTGAGTTCGTTGCTGTTGGCACTTATTCTGGTGGGAAGAGCTGCATTTGTTTTCCCTCTGTCCTTCTTATCCAACTTGCTTAAGAAGTCTCAATCTGAGAAAATTGAGTTAAAGCAACAA GTAACAATTTGGTGGGCTGGTCTCATGCGTGGAGCTGTTTCTATCGCACTTGCTTACAATCAG TTTACTCGATTGGGCCATACTAAATTGCGTGAGAATGCCTTCATGATCACTAGTACCATCAGTGTTGTACTCTTCAGCACACTG GCATTTGGGTTGATGACAAAGCCACTTGTAAGGGTATTGCTTCCTTCGTCAAAGCATGTGATGAGCTTCTCGTCCCCACCATCGACACCAAAATCATTCACAGTGCCACTTCTTGGCAGTGGAAGAGAGGATTCATCGTGGACCGATGGTGGAACCCCAAATGGGGCTCCTCCAACAACCACCTTTAGGATGCTGCTAAGCTCCATTCCTACTCGTGGGGTGCACCACTATTGGCGCAAGTTTGATGATTCTGTCATGCGACCCGTGTTTGGTGGACGAGGTTTTGTGCCCTATGTTCCCGGGTCACCCCTTGAACAAAGTGTTCATCAGTGGCATGCCAGTTag